The Acidobacteriota bacterium genome has a segment encoding these proteins:
- a CDS encoding DUF1318 domain-containing protein translates to MKKRYALATALAAGLVFVLACITVNIYFPEATVKQAAAEIVDEIRKTDAEKKAAEPVAELTGPRGSAAFSLVPAAYAQEATSVSTPAIRALKESMKNRFVSLQPYFAAGNIGESNKGLLDVRDEAGLNLQAKAALRNLVKDENGDRTKLYAEVAKALNIEAGQVERIQKIFAAEWAKSAASGWWIQQENGAWVKKT, encoded by the coding sequence ATGAAGAAACGATACGCCCTGGCGACGGCCCTGGCCGCCGGCCTCGTCTTCGTCCTGGCCTGCATCACGGTCAACATCTACTTCCCCGAGGCCACGGTCAAGCAGGCCGCGGCCGAGATCGTCGACGAGATCCGCAAGACGGACGCGGAGAAGAAGGCCGCCGAGCCGGTGGCCGAGCTGACGGGCCCGCGGGGCTCCGCGGCCTTCTCGCTCGTTCCCGCGGCCTATGCCCAGGAAGCCACCTCCGTCTCGACGCCGGCCATCCGGGCCCTCAAGGAGTCGATGAAGAACCGCTTCGTCTCGCTCCAGCCCTACTTCGCCGCGGGCAACATCGGCGAGTCGAACAAGGGCCTGCTGGACGTCCGCGACGAGGCCGGCCTCAACCTCCAGGCCAAGGCCGCCCTGCGGAACCTGGTCAAGGACGAGAACGGCGACCGGACCAAGCTCTACGCCGAGGTGGCCAAGGCCCTGAACATCGAGGCCGGCCAGGTCGAGCGGATCCAGAAGATCTTCGCCGCGGAATGGGCCAAGAGCGCCGCTTCCGGCTGGTGGATCCAGCAGGAGAACGGCGCCTGGGTCAAGAAGACCTGA